The Carassius gibelio isolate Cgi1373 ecotype wild population from Czech Republic chromosome B14, carGib1.2-hapl.c, whole genome shotgun sequence genome has a segment encoding these proteins:
- the LOC127971441 gene encoding heparan sulfate glucosamine 3-O-sulfotransferase 1-like — MAAVIIALLLFCFFSRSPSLPTVDPDPPAARRLPDIIIIGVRKGGTRALIEMLNLHSDVVAAPSELHFFDWDSHYLRGEDWYVSQMPLARPGQLTVEKTPAYFTSARVPERIRRMIPHARLLLIVREPTERLLSDYTQMYHKRLEKHKLQQTLETLLMHRGELDLHYKALNRSLYHLHMRRWLQLFPRSHIHLVDGDALIRNPLPEMKKVEEFLHLEPQINASNFYFNQTKGFFCLRDRRRERCLHGSKGRTHPRLAPELLRKLHDFFHQPNQEFFQLVGRTFDWK; from the coding sequence ATGGCCGCTGTTATCATCGCTCTCCTGCTCTTCTGCTTCTTCTCTCGATCCCCTTCGCTCCCCACGGTCGACCCTGACCCCCCCGCCGCGCGCCGCCTGCCCGACATCATCATCATCGGCGTGAGGAAGGGTGGCACGCGTGCTCTCATCGAGATGCTGAATCTGCACAGTGATGTGGTGGCGGCTCCGAGCGAGCTGCACTTCTTCGACTGGGACAGTCACTATCTGCGCGGCGAGGATTGGTACGTGTCCCAGATGCCGCTCGCCCGGCCGGGTCAGCTGACGGTGGAGAAGACCCCGGCGTACTTCACCTCCGCCCGTGTTCCTGAGCGCATCCGACGGATGATTCCCCACGCACGACTGCTGCTGATCGTGCGCGAGCCGACGGAGCGACTGCTGTCTGATTACACACAGATGTATCACAAGCGTCTGGAGAAACACAAGCTCCAGCAGACGCTCGAGACGCTGCTGATGCACCGCGGAGAGCTCGACCTCCACTACAAGGCCTTGAACCGCAGTCTGTATCACCTCCACATGCGACGCTGGCTCCAGCTGTTCCCCAGGAGCCACATCCATCTCGTGGACGGAGACGCGCTGATCCGAAACCCTCTTCCGGAGATGAAGAAGGTGGAGGAGTTCCTTCATCTGGAGCCGCAGATAAACGCCTCCAACTTCTACTTCAACCAGACCAAGGGCTTCTTCTGTCTGCGCGACCGCCGGCGCGAGAGATGCCTGCACGGCTCTAAGGGACGCACACATCCACGCCTCGCACCTGAACTCCTGCGCAAACTCCACGACTTCTTCCACCAGCCCAACCAGGAGTTCTTCCAGCTGGTCGGCCGGACGTTTGACTGGAAGTGA